AGGAACGAAAGGAAATGAAGCGTTTCTAGCTCTATTTTTGGATGAGCTTCTCCCAATTATGTATGGTAATAGAATATGACGGCTTGCTCTGACCAAGACTCCACTTTTGGCTCCGTCGATGGAGCGTATGAATTTCCTGGAATGTAGATAGACCAAAAGAGGGAATACAGAGATAGAAATAGGAATTATAGTACCATTGAAAGAAGGGGCACCTGTGGAAACATCTCTACTGACAAACCATTTCAATAAGACGGGTGCTGCCGTGCCACAAAGGACGACCATGGAagtaatgaaaaagaaaaagttctgCAGTTGGACCATCTGCTCTATCTGAGAACAAAGCTTCTCTAGAGAAGACGCTCAAAGTAAACGCGAATAGTTCACTGAACTTTTTTACCCATATTGTAGTGATAGGGAATGCATGTAGTCTCGAGCCAAATAACAGAAAAGGGATCAAGAAAGCGAAGGATAACATATTTATGCCACTAGACCTGAAGATCTCAGGATGATTATCTACCGCCTCGTGCTCGCGCCACAACCATCTCTTTTTGATAGGTTCTATGGAACGATTCCTGTTGCTTCATATGGGAGAAAAGAATAATAGATATGCCGGTCATTAGAAGGAAGAAGCGCCAGAGAAAGAGTCCTCGTGTATCATCTGTCGCAAAACTATGAACGGAAGCTATCAACCCGGACCGTATTGAAGAGGTTCCTAAGACACAGGATAGAAGAGTGACAATATTCAGAAGCAAGGTCCAAGAATTCAGAAGTGGTAGAATGACTGAATGAATACAAGTTGTGGCTAATACCCGAGGCATAAAAGAAGCATTTTCTACGGGATCCCGAAACCACCAGCCACCCCAACCTAATTCATGATGAGCCCACCAACTTCCTGGAAAGATGCCTACGGTTAAAAAGCACCGACATGTCAAGATCCAAATTCGAATAGGTTCCTGTTCCTGGTCAGAAACCACTGTGCTCGCGCCGGCGGTCCAACAAAGAGACGAAGTAGTGGTGCCTACATCTTTGAATTTCAGGAGTCGGGATCCGACGCATCCATCAGAGCGAAGCAAGGTTCCATTCTTTTCGGCGGCATCATTCCGCATTGGCGGCGAGTGACGTGCCACAATGCCATTCAACATTTTGGATCTACATAGTCCAAAGCCCATAGCACTGGCGATGTCTCCGGCATATATGCAAGGATGATGTATAGCTAATATAGTATCTTGTAATACAGGGTTTGATTCTGCAAGCGGTTCGGTACGAACGAAGAAATTGAGAACAAAAGGATCGGAACTCGCTAATAGGAAAGGAGAGAAAAACAAAGCAATACCAACAACAGCTACGTCATTCCGCTGTTCATTGATAGACGAAACTCTCTCTTTGTCATCTCGTGCCAGATGCAAGAAAGAACTCATCCTTTTTTCCTTGGCCAGTTGTGAGTTCCTCACGAAGTTCGAGACAAAGGAAATGAAAAGAGTTTCCCTAGGGCCTCCTCGCTTTCAGACATTATGGCTCTTGGGGCGACCCCGGTAACAAAGAAGGAATCCATACAAACTTGAGATCCAACACCATGATAAAATACTACCTTCATGATTAGACCATGTCCCTGAGATTTGATAAATGAAAGGTGCATTAGCGGTTAATACGTTGTAATTGGATAGGTTATTAGGAATATGACAGAACGAAAGACCAAGGAAAGGAAGAAGAATACACAAAAATGCAGGTGATGCTCCAAACGCTGGTGTTTGTTTCTTGTTGTAAGTGAATGCAATGAAAAGACCCGGAAATAACGAATAATGAGAGAATTCGTTTATTGACATTGCGTGCTCATTTCCTTCTGCTTTGTTAATCATCCCGCAGGAGGCCCGGAGGTCTGAAAGAACTCATATGTCCTACATGTGAGGGATAAAGTGACTCACTTTCTTAGAGTGAGGGACTCGAGCGTATGCGAGAGG
The nucleotide sequence above comes from Papaver somniferum cultivar HN1 chromosome 8, ASM357369v1, whole genome shotgun sequence. Encoded proteins:
- the LOC113303878 gene encoding uncharacterized protein LOC113303878, producing MLNGIVARHSPPMRNDAAEKNGTLLRSDGCVGSRLLKFKDVGTTTSSLCWTAGASTVVSDQEQEPIRIWILTCRCFLTVGIFPGSWWAHHELGWGGWWFRDPVENASFMPRVLATTCIHSVILPLLNSWTLLLNIVTLLSCVLGTSSIRSGLIASVHSFATDDTRGLFLWRFFLLMTGISIILFSHMKQQESFHRTYQKEMVVARARGGR